From the Leptospira biflexa serovar Patoc strain 'Patoc 1 (Paris)' genome, one window contains:
- the eno gene encoding phosphopyruvate hydratase, which produces MSQKDSIRSVRAREIMDSRGNPTVEVDVTLEDGSFGRAAVPSGASTGEHEAVELRDGDKKRYGGKGVQKAVDNVNAKISKSILGLSATDQLQIDGTMIALDGTANKSKLGANAILGVSMAVAKAAAVHAGLPLYRYIGGTFARELPVPMMNIINGGAHADNNIDFQEFMILPVSAPNFKEALRMGAEVFHSLKTVLKGKGLNTAVGDEGGFAPNLTSNSEAIEVILTAIEKAGYKPDLDIKIGLDCAASEFYDEKKKKYILKAEKKPEKTAEELVEYYSNLVSKYPIITMEDGLDENDWSGWKKLSEKLGKKIQLVGDDLFVTNIKKLAQGIDKGIGNSILIKVNQIGSLTETLSAIEMAKKAQYTAVVSHRSGETEDATISHIAVATNSGQIKTGSLSRTDRIAKYNELLRIEEELGKNATYSGVNTFYNLR; this is translated from the coding sequence ATGTCCCAAAAAGATAGCATTCGTTCCGTCAGAGCCCGTGAAATTATGGATTCCAGAGGAAATCCAACCGTTGAAGTGGATGTCACTTTAGAAGACGGTTCTTTTGGTCGTGCGGCGGTTCCCTCTGGGGCATCCACTGGAGAACACGAAGCAGTCGAACTGCGTGACGGTGATAAAAAAAGGTACGGAGGAAAAGGAGTCCAAAAAGCTGTCGACAACGTGAATGCAAAAATCTCTAAATCCATCCTCGGGCTTTCCGCAACGGACCAACTCCAAATTGATGGTACGATGATCGCGCTAGATGGAACTGCCAATAAATCCAAGTTAGGTGCAAATGCGATTTTAGGTGTTTCTATGGCAGTGGCAAAAGCAGCTGCAGTCCATGCAGGACTTCCACTATACCGTTACATCGGGGGAACCTTCGCTCGTGAACTTCCTGTTCCTATGATGAATATCATCAACGGTGGTGCCCATGCGGACAATAATATCGACTTCCAAGAATTTATGATCCTACCTGTGTCGGCTCCAAACTTCAAAGAAGCTCTTCGGATGGGAGCAGAAGTGTTCCATAGCCTTAAGACTGTTCTCAAAGGAAAAGGTTTGAACACCGCCGTTGGTGATGAAGGTGGATTTGCCCCAAACCTCACAAGTAATAGCGAAGCCATTGAAGTCATCCTCACTGCCATCGAAAAGGCAGGATACAAACCAGACCTCGATATCAAGATCGGACTCGATTGTGCTGCCTCAGAATTCTATGATGAGAAAAAGAAGAAATACATCCTCAAAGCAGAGAAAAAACCAGAAAAGACGGCAGAAGAACTCGTAGAATACTACTCAAATTTAGTGTCCAAGTATCCGATCATTACTATGGAAGACGGTCTGGACGAAAACGATTGGTCAGGCTGGAAAAAACTTTCCGAAAAATTAGGGAAAAAGATCCAACTTGTGGGGGATGATTTGTTTGTAACCAATATCAAAAAACTCGCACAAGGGATTGATAAAGGGATCGGTAACTCGATTCTCATCAAGGTAAACCAAATTGGAAGCCTTACCGAAACCCTAAGTGCCATTGAAATGGCCAAAAAAGCCCAGTACACGGCTGTTGTTTCCCACCGTTCAGGAGAAACAGAAGATGCGACCATTTCGCACATTGCTGTCGCAACTAATTCTGGCCAAATCAAAACTGGTTCCTTAAGCCGAACCGACAGAATTGCAAAGTACAACGAACTCCTTCGCATCGAAGAAGAGTTGGGTAAAAATGCAACCTATAGCGGAGTGAATACGTTTTACAACCTGAGATAA
- a CDS encoding FtsB family cell division protein, with product MTATKASLLLTYVCAFLYLGLLSESGMAERLRLEKDLSLLNAEVERLVVENQGLEEKERRLKNDTYALEQEARKYYLLSETAHVLKFEEFPERAVTKPKSLPTSLRAAGFGGEWKEPPLFLLRFFYISFSVFLILGVYYKLKRLPHTSNQKRLN from the coding sequence ATGACAGCAACCAAAGCCTCTCTTCTTTTAACCTATGTTTGTGCTTTTCTCTACTTGGGACTTTTGTCTGAGTCTGGGATGGCAGAACGATTGCGTTTGGAAAAGGATCTTTCCCTACTGAATGCAGAGGTGGAGAGGCTTGTGGTGGAAAACCAAGGGTTGGAAGAAAAGGAACGCCGCTTAAAAAACGATACCTATGCCTTGGAACAAGAAGCACGGAAGTATTATCTTCTCTCGGAAACCGCACATGTCCTCAAGTTTGAAGAATTTCCTGAGAGAGCGGTAACAAAACCAAAAAGCCTACCGACCTCACTCCGAGCAGCAGGTTTTGGTGGGGAGTGGAAAGAACCTCCCCTCTTTTTGTTACGATTCTTTTATATTTCTTTTAGTGTTTTCCTGATTCTAGGTGTGTACTACAAGCTGAAACGCTTGCCTCATACGTCTAACCAGAAAAGACTGAACTAA
- a CDS encoding ClpP family protease, with protein sequence MPEEETPEKEITETIQDLISDKNMGKKFLEKRKIFLWGPVTDESSKELTAKLMYLEMVDPGKPITFYINSPGGVVTSGLVVYDTMQMISSPVHTVCMGMAASMGSILLIGGKKGNRYIWPNGRVMIHQPSIGGQIQAPATDLLIHAQDIVKTKEKLNQMLADACGKSYEQLVEDTDRDYYMDAEQALAYGIVDKIVNTIDVV encoded by the coding sequence ATGCCAGAAGAAGAAACACCAGAAAAAGAAATCACCGAAACCATCCAAGATCTCATTAGCGATAAAAACATGGGAAAGAAGTTCCTGGAAAAACGGAAAATCTTTCTCTGGGGTCCTGTCACTGACGAATCCTCTAAAGAACTCACTGCCAAATTGATGTATTTGGAAATGGTGGATCCTGGGAAACCAATTACTTTTTATATCAATAGTCCCGGTGGTGTTGTCACCTCAGGTCTTGTTGTTTATGACACAATGCAAATGATTTCCTCTCCCGTTCATACAGTTTGTATGGGAATGGCAGCTTCTATGGGATCCATTTTACTCATTGGTGGAAAAAAAGGAAATCGTTACATTTGGCCAAATGGTCGAGTGATGATCCACCAACCATCCATTGGTGGGCAAATCCAAGCACCAGCAACGGATTTACTCATCCATGCACAGGACATTGTCAAAACAAAAGAAAAACTCAATCAAATGTTAGCTGACGCTTGTGGAAAATCCTACGAACAATTGGTGGAAGACACTGATCGCGATTATTATATGGATGCAGAACAAGCACTTGCTTATGGCATCGTAGATAAGATCGTAAACACAATTGACGTCGTCTAA
- a CDS encoding YheT family hydrolase: MTSSNKDFKPRRFLEGRHLQTVYNVLFPPDNALEDEYYSESILIPTNDGTGDTLWLEHNPPLAKVRKHASPWNGYYIMLVHGMEGSSESHYMVSVGKEALNRGYGVIRMNLRNCGRGLGLAKKPYNAGQSEDIEVVLKYIYKHFTKSILVSGFSLSANIVLKFFGEKREHYAKAFTATSPPLDLKRSCDFIDSRAGNFYRDHFLDTMKEKVMLGIYDISEKMKEQVLRSKSFFDFDDFFTAPIAGYANVLEYYNICSSVKYLSGIKIPGLIVHADDDPVVPSEVWHEIRWKSYPLIQTVLTKKGGHVGFISDPSPDNPEGRWLPRILLDFFDSKIKS, encoded by the coding sequence TTGACGTCGTCTAACAAAGATTTTAAACCAAGAAGATTTTTAGAAGGTCGACACCTTCAAACTGTCTACAACGTACTCTTTCCTCCAGACAACGCTTTGGAGGATGAGTATTATTCCGAAAGCATCCTCATTCCCACAAACGATGGCACTGGGGATACTTTATGGTTAGAACACAATCCTCCACTTGCAAAAGTTCGAAAACATGCTTCGCCTTGGAACGGTTATTATATAATGCTTGTTCATGGAATGGAAGGAAGTTCTGAATCCCATTATATGGTGAGTGTAGGGAAAGAAGCCCTAAACCGTGGTTATGGGGTGATCCGAATGAATTTGCGTAACTGTGGCAGGGGTTTAGGACTTGCAAAAAAGCCGTATAACGCAGGACAGTCGGAAGACATCGAAGTCGTTTTAAAGTACATATACAAACATTTTACAAAGTCCATTTTGGTTTCCGGATTTTCTTTGTCTGCCAATATCGTCTTAAAGTTTTTTGGTGAAAAGAGAGAACATTATGCTAAGGCATTTACCGCCACTTCCCCTCCCTTAGACTTAAAACGAAGTTGCGATTTTATTGATTCTAGAGCCGGAAATTTTTACCGAGACCATTTTTTAGATACCATGAAAGAAAAGGTGATGTTAGGCATATATGATATTTCAGAAAAAATGAAAGAACAAGTCCTACGCAGTAAATCCTTCTTTGATTTTGATGATTTTTTTACGGCACCAATCGCTGGCTATGCGAATGTTTTGGAATATTACAATATTTGTTCTAGTGTGAAATATTTATCTGGGATTAAAATTCCAGGACTCATTGTCCATGCGGATGATGATCCGGTGGTTCCCTCAGAAGTTTGGCATGAGATACGATGGAAATCCTATCCTTTGATCCAAACTGTACTCACAAAAAAAGGGGGGCATGTGGGTTTTATCAGCGACCCTTCCCCCGATAATCCTGAAGGCAGATGGTTACCCAGGATCCTACTTGATTTTTTTGATTCCAAGATCAAATCCTAA
- a CDS encoding TldD/PmbA family protein, translated as MRDLLKECLSEESGFVELRYHHKESRSFFAERGRVESTALRKRTGVGVRVLESGTWGFASTSEISKASIQNAIQIAKKAARLSSALRKEKIPNLPKANFAIGDFIGKGIEDFRGRSVEEKLKMVLDIQNEAVKQSTKLQSVGCGYSEIYEEKAIVTTDGADSFFSLVRPEFRVSAVAKDDGKLESGSHSIGVTGGWDCLFRSQSATEISEEACKTAVDLLTSELPDGGLSTVILSPSIVGLLVHEAIGHTVEADFVLSGSVAQGKIGHRVGSDLVTLCDSGNSEFYEGAGGTIPVDDEGIIPTNTVIIKNGILTSYLHNRETAERFGVAPTGSARAWEYGDVPLIRMRNTFLLPGNSSLEEMIASTKDGYYLDGAKNGQADATGEFMFAVQKAYRIQNGKVTHLLKGVTVSGLAFDVLQNVDMVSKEFKWDLGSGHCGKGQPAKVDAGGPYVRTKVLLGGK; from the coding sequence ATGCGTGACCTATTAAAAGAATGTTTATCCGAAGAATCTGGATTCGTAGAATTACGTTATCACCATAAAGAAAGTCGTTCCTTTTTTGCGGAACGAGGTCGAGTAGAATCCACTGCCCTACGGAAACGAACTGGTGTTGGTGTCAGGGTTCTCGAATCGGGTACTTGGGGTTTTGCATCCACTAGCGAAATTTCGAAAGCCTCCATCCAAAATGCCATTCAAATCGCCAAAAAAGCAGCACGGCTATCTTCTGCTCTTAGAAAAGAGAAAATCCCAAATCTACCGAAGGCAAATTTTGCGATCGGAGATTTTATCGGCAAAGGGATCGAAGACTTTCGTGGTCGGTCTGTAGAAGAAAAATTAAAAATGGTTCTCGACATTCAAAACGAAGCTGTAAAACAATCCACCAAACTGCAGTCAGTTGGTTGTGGGTATTCTGAAATTTATGAAGAAAAAGCCATTGTCACGACAGATGGTGCTGATAGTTTTTTTAGTTTGGTACGACCAGAATTTCGAGTCTCTGCCGTCGCAAAAGATGATGGGAAACTGGAATCAGGCTCGCATTCCATTGGTGTGACGGGTGGTTGGGACTGTCTCTTTCGTTCCCAATCTGCCACGGAAATTTCAGAAGAAGCATGTAAAACCGCAGTCGATTTGTTAACTAGCGAACTTCCCGATGGTGGTCTTTCTACTGTCATCCTTTCGCCATCGATTGTGGGACTTCTTGTCCATGAAGCCATTGGGCATACTGTGGAAGCTGATTTTGTGTTATCAGGCTCTGTGGCCCAAGGCAAAATTGGCCACCGTGTTGGATCCGACTTGGTTACGTTATGCGACTCAGGTAATTCTGAGTTTTATGAAGGAGCTGGAGGAACCATTCCTGTGGACGATGAGGGGATCATTCCTACCAATACTGTCATCATTAAAAATGGAATCCTAACATCCTACCTTCATAATCGAGAGACTGCGGAACGATTTGGTGTGGCTCCAACGGGATCTGCAAGGGCCTGGGAGTATGGGGACGTCCCATTGATTCGGATGCGTAATACCTTTTTGTTACCAGGAAATTCCAGTTTAGAAGAAATGATCGCTAGTACCAAAGATGGGTATTATTTAGATGGTGCCAAAAACGGCCAAGCAGATGCCACAGGTGAGTTTATGTTTGCCGTTCAAAAAGCCTATCGCATTCAAAATGGGAAGGTCACTCATTTGTTAAAAGGTGTGACCGTTTCAGGACTTGCGTTTGATGTCTTACAAAATGTAGATATGGTGTCGAAAGAATTTAAGTGGGATTTAGGTTCGGGCCACTGCGGGAAAGGCCAACCTGCGAAAGTAGATGCCGGTGGACCATATGTTCGAACTAAAGTGTTGTTAGGTGGTAAATGA